The proteins below come from a single Streptomyces sp. SCSIO 75703 genomic window:
- a CDS encoding ABC transporter permease subunit, with product MSTPTLRTPAPVPPPASPPAPPRPVRPRGERGPLARLASHAVLATASAVAFFPVAWLVFLSLGPDKDDYLHPGGIWRKMTLDNYAFVLQHTAFFDWLKSSLIVSLGTTLIGVLVSASTGYAVSRMRFPGYRRFMWALLVTQMFPVAVLMVPMYQILSRLGLIDSYLGLILVYCSTAVPYCAWLMKGYFDTIPFEIDEAGRVDGLSPIGTFVRLILPLAKPGLAVAAFYSFITAFGEVAFATTFLLDDRKYTLAVGLQSFVSEHDAQRHLMAATAVLIAIPVSAFFYLVQRNLVTGLTAGGTKG from the coding sequence ATGAGCACCCCCACCCTCCGGACCCCCGCCCCGGTGCCCCCTCCCGCCTCCCCGCCCGCCCCGCCCCGTCCGGTGCGCCCGCGCGGCGAACGCGGCCCGCTGGCGCGCCTGGCCTCCCACGCCGTCCTCGCCACGGCCAGCGCCGTCGCCTTCTTCCCGGTGGCCTGGCTGGTCTTCCTCTCCCTCGGCCCGGACAAGGACGACTACCTGCACCCCGGGGGCATCTGGCGGAAGATGACGCTGGACAACTACGCCTTCGTGCTCCAGCACACGGCGTTCTTCGACTGGCTGAAGAGTTCGCTGATCGTCTCGCTCGGCACCACGCTCATCGGCGTCCTGGTCTCCGCCAGCACCGGCTACGCGGTCTCCCGCATGCGCTTCCCCGGGTACCGCCGCTTCATGTGGGCGCTCCTGGTCACCCAGATGTTCCCGGTGGCCGTGCTGATGGTGCCGATGTACCAGATCCTGTCCCGGCTGGGCCTCATCGACAGCTACCTCGGCCTGATCCTCGTCTACTGCTCGACGGCCGTGCCCTACTGCGCCTGGCTGATGAAGGGGTACTTCGACACCATCCCCTTCGAGATCGACGAGGCCGGACGCGTCGACGGGCTCTCCCCGATCGGCACCTTCGTCCGGCTGATCCTGCCGCTGGCCAAGCCCGGACTGGCCGTCGCCGCCTTCTACAGCTTCATCACCGCCTTCGGCGAGGTCGCCTTCGCCACCACCTTCCTGCTCGACGACCGCAAGTACACCCTCGCGGTCGGCCTGCAGAGCTTCGTCAGCGAACACGACGCACAGCGCCACCTGATGGCCGCCACCGCGGTCCTCATCGCGATACCCGTCTCCGCCTTCTTCTACCTCGTGCAGAGGAACCTGGTCACCGGCCTCACCGCGGGCGGCACCAAGGGCTGA
- a CDS encoding sugar ABC transporter permease: MTVAIDRATGKRRGDRAPRPGPVSRLKHGYRKHWYAYAMIAPVAVVLGVLVLYPLAYGFYLTLTDANSLNSARTIGVNEIAATYKFIGLDNYADILWGPTAYDRFWSHFVWTIGWTAACVALHYGIGLALALLLDQKLRGRTFYRLVLILPWAVPTFVTVFGWRFMLADSGVVNSALDFLHLPTPAWLEDTFWQRTAAIMVNTWCGVPFMMVSLLGGLQSVDGALYEAAEMDGANAWQRFRHVTLPGLRSVSSTVVLLGVIWTFNQFAVIFLLFGNTAPEAQILVTWAYQLGFGQQPRDFAQSAAYGILLLAILIVFTSFYRRWLNRHEQQLAI, from the coding sequence ATGACAGTCGCCATCGACCGCGCGACCGGCAAGCGCCGCGGTGACCGCGCCCCGCGGCCCGGCCCGGTCAGCCGCCTCAAGCACGGCTACCGCAAGCACTGGTACGCCTACGCCATGATCGCGCCGGTGGCCGTGGTGCTCGGCGTCCTGGTGCTGTATCCGCTGGCGTACGGCTTCTACCTCACGCTCACCGACGCCAACAGCCTCAACTCGGCCCGCACCATCGGCGTCAACGAGATCGCGGCCACCTACAAGTTCATCGGCCTCGACAACTACGCCGACATCCTCTGGGGCCCGACCGCCTACGACCGCTTCTGGTCGCACTTCGTCTGGACGATCGGGTGGACGGCGGCCTGCGTCGCCCTGCACTACGGCATCGGCCTCGCCCTCGCGCTGCTCCTCGACCAGAAGCTGCGGGGCCGCACCTTCTACCGGCTCGTGCTCATCCTGCCCTGGGCCGTGCCGACCTTCGTGACCGTCTTCGGCTGGCGCTTCATGCTCGCCGACAGCGGCGTCGTCAACTCCGCCCTGGACTTCCTGCACCTGCCGACGCCCGCCTGGCTGGAGGACACCTTCTGGCAGCGCACCGCCGCGATCATGGTGAACACCTGGTGCGGGGTGCCGTTCATGATGGTCTCGCTGCTCGGCGGCCTCCAGTCCGTCGACGGCGCCCTGTACGAGGCGGCCGAGATGGACGGCGCGAACGCCTGGCAGCGCTTCCGCCACGTCACCCTGCCCGGACTGCGCTCGGTCAGCTCCACCGTGGTCCTGCTCGGCGTGATCTGGACCTTCAACCAGTTCGCCGTCATCTTCCTGCTCTTCGGCAACACCGCGCCGGAGGCGCAGATCCTCGTCACCTGGGCCTACCAGCTCGGCTTCGGACAGCAGCCGCGCGACTTCGCGCAGTCCGCCGCCTACGGCATCCTCCTGCTGGCCATCCTGATCGTCTTCACCTCCTTCTACCGCCGCTGGCTGAACCGCCACGAGCAGCAGCTCGCGATCTGA
- a CDS encoding extracellular solute-binding protein, producing MRRGIAATALVASLALAATACGGDGAGDDKAGGPVTITWWDTSNATNEAPTYKALVKEFEAAHQDIKVNYVNVPFDQAQNKFDTAAGSKGAPDVLRSEVGWTPAFAKKGFFLPLDGTEALDDAAKFQPSLIEQAKYEGKTYGVPLVTDTLAFVYNKQLFEKAGVEVPQTWDDLKKAAATIKDETGVDGYWGSTAGYYGQPFLYGEGTDTVDAAAKKITVASPEAKKAYGTWLGLFDGKGLHKADATAEAYAHIQDAFVNGKVASIIQGPWEITNFYKGSAFQDKDNLGIATVPAGSTGKAGAPTGGHNLSVYAGSDAAHQKAALAFVKFMTSAEAQEKVALKNSTLPTRDDAYTDQVKADPGIAGFQGVLPAAQPRPALPEYSSLWGPLDDELPQIAAGKQSLDKGLADAEIAFTKLVPDFGK from the coding sequence ATGCGGCGTGGCATAGCGGCCACCGCTCTGGTGGCGTCCCTCGCCCTCGCGGCGACGGCGTGCGGCGGGGACGGCGCAGGCGACGACAAGGCCGGCGGTCCGGTCACCATCACCTGGTGGGACACCTCCAACGCGACCAACGAGGCCCCCACCTACAAGGCGCTGGTCAAGGAGTTCGAGGCCGCCCACCAGGACATCAAGGTCAACTACGTCAACGTCCCCTTCGACCAGGCGCAGAACAAGTTCGACACCGCCGCCGGCTCCAAGGGCGCCCCCGACGTGCTGCGCTCCGAGGTCGGCTGGACCCCCGCCTTCGCCAAGAAGGGCTTCTTCCTGCCGCTGGACGGCACCGAGGCCCTCGACGACGCCGCGAAGTTCCAGCCCAGCCTGATCGAGCAGGCGAAGTACGAGGGCAAGACGTACGGCGTGCCGCTGGTCACCGACACCCTCGCCTTCGTCTACAACAAGCAGCTCTTCGAGAAGGCCGGCGTCGAGGTGCCCCAGACCTGGGACGACCTGAAGAAGGCCGCCGCCACCATCAAGGACGAGACGGGCGTCGACGGCTACTGGGGCTCCACCGCCGGCTACTACGGGCAGCCGTTCCTCTACGGCGAGGGCACCGACACCGTCGACGCCGCCGCCAAGAAGATCACCGTCGCCTCGCCCGAGGCGAAGAAGGCCTACGGCACCTGGCTCGGCCTCTTCGACGGCAAGGGCCTGCACAAGGCCGACGCCACCGCCGAGGCGTACGCCCACATCCAGGACGCCTTCGTCAACGGCAAGGTCGCCTCGATCATCCAGGGCCCGTGGGAGATCACCAACTTCTACAAGGGCTCCGCCTTCCAGGACAAGGACAACCTCGGCATCGCCACCGTCCCGGCCGGCTCCACCGGCAAGGCCGGCGCCCCGACCGGCGGCCACAACCTCTCGGTGTACGCCGGTTCGGACGCCGCGCACCAGAAGGCCGCGCTCGCCTTCGTGAAGTTCATGACCTCCGCCGAGGCCCAGGAGAAGGTCGCGCTGAAGAACTCCACGCTGCCCACCCGCGACGACGCCTACACCGACCAGGTCAAGGCCGACCCGGGCATCGCCGGCTTCCAGGGCGTCCTGCCCGCCGCCCAGCCGCGCCCGGCACTGCCCGAGTACAGCTCGCTGTGGGGCCCGCTCGACGACGAACTGCCCCAGATCGCCGCCGGAAAGCAGTCCCTCGACAAGGGACTGGCCGACGCCGAGATCGCCTTCACCAAGCTGGTGCCGGACTTCGGCAAGTGA